CGGAAGAAAAAGGGCCAGAAGAGGCGAGAAAGTAGTCCCGACTTTGACTCCAAGAGTGAAAAGATCGACACCAAGAGCACCAAGAAGCGCAAACGTTAATCTCCCCCAAACGTGGCTGTCTGGTGTATCCTGCGGTGGCATCCAGACTTGTCAATCCGGGAGGGGTTGCCTCCATGCGTGAGGTCAGAGAGTCGATGTCTTTCAGCAAAACATCACTCCCTTTGCTGACGACGAGGGGTGGGGAATCATGGAGAATGTCAACTTGATCTTTGCATGGTTCTGGTTGGCGGCATTTCTGGGCGGGCGTTTTGTTGGAGTCGTCATTGCATCTTTCTGATATggggcaaggagggcaaAGCGAACAGCGATTGATAGGAATTGGTGAATCAGCCATAGTATAACAACTTGGCTTTTCTCTTCTGGCAACTTGTCTCTTGAGAGGCGTCTCTCTTCGACCAACATTCTGACCCCCCTCCGTGGATCGTCACCTCGCCGCTGTTGGGTCAAACTTTCGACGTGTTGGGCAACTCAAAATGCATGGGCAAATGCAACACTGGCGGCCAGAGGATCAGCCCAAAAGAAGCGAGTGCGGCTGACCACATTATTCGGCCTGAGAGAAAATAGAAGTCGACAGGAAGCTCTCACGCTCTTTCGTGAATCGAAGGTCCCAatgccaacaacaccttgGCAGACGTTGAGCCATTGTTTCATCAAGCCGCCGTTGAGATCCAAACTAGGGTTAGGGGATACTACACTAGTTCCGGCAGCCGCTTTACCAGAACAGCAACCTTTGGTTCTCGGACTTTTGAACTGCTCACCTCAGTGCTTTCCAGCCCTGTTCAGCCCCCTTGAAGAAGACCTCGGTTTTGACTTATTATATTCGTAATACTCGGATCCCAAGGCTATTCGCCCAGCAGATCTACAAAAGAACGCTATCCCCAATTTTTGATGTTCGCTCAGCCCGATCCCGTGTTGTGGGGCAAGGCTCATTTTCCCACACCCAACAGGAACCGCAAAAGGTCCAACCACGGGCTGGCGGATGCTGCCGACAGAGCTCTGGCCAGGACCCTGAGAAATTTTGCCCCAAAACTCGGTCTGGAGCTTGGCTGGGGGTTTACGGCGAGGACATGACTCTAGACCATTTCCTTACCTCTCCAAGTAGATGTCTACCGAGTATAGACTCTCTCCGTCTTCAACAGACAGAGGCACAAACATTGAAACAGTGACAGCCTGCAGCAACccacatcctcatcttcaacctgCAATCCCATCGCAACCCAAGCCCAAAGCAGGGGGTTCCCCGGTCCGTGATGTTTCTCCTTCCATTGGCCACACTTCCTGTCCAACGTGGACCCTCAGCCCACACCGCCAAGCCATTTCTCGTCTCAATTGGGGAAAGGACCCCTGCTCCCTTGGACTGCCATCGTGAAGCGCAGCCTCAGAAGCTGCATGTCGGCTCCCGGGGCTGGGTCAGTCTGGGCTGCCCCcctatcccccccccctggcccttcttcttcttctccttttcggCTTGGCTCGACTggggagaaagaagagaggtTCCCTTCAATTAAATCTCAGCCGCTCCCTATTTTACCCCTAAGTTTTCCTGGCCGCGACCTAAATCACCATCGTCGCCTGTATACAACTTTTGTTGCCCTCCAGAAGGGATAACATACATTCTCCCATTCCCATTTTTTACTTTTGCAAGGGGTTATTTGTTCGTTACACGGGGAATTTCAGTAATTACACGACGTGTTTGCCGATCGATCTCGCACAGCTCGCACCGACAAGCGACGTATTGCTCGCGTTCGAACCGTACATGACATTTCTGCAACCTTTCGCCGATCACTCAGGATAAAAACACCTTGCTCGAGCGTCAAGACACCACGACCtttccaaaaaaaagagcCACGCGACagttccttccctcccccgctgAAGAAACCGTTACAATTGGAAGACACcacgagaaaaaaaaacaccgcTTTTCCCAAACCCATCGAGAACCACAACACCATGAAAATgcgcctcctcgccctcctggCCTCAGCAAGCCTAACAACCGCCCTCGTTccccccccgccatccaTAACCCCGAACCCATGGCTGgtatcaacctcccccgcgAAGCCCTCCCTCTCATAACCTccgccccaaaccccctttcccccctctcaccccGTCAAGACCGCCCCgagtccccctccccctgctTCACAGAAGTAgtcacaaccacaacctcctgcGTCGCGATCGGCGAGTGCACCTCGGGCCCACACACCAGTCTGGTCTGCCACGCAGACTACATCTGCCGGTCCGACTCCCAAGGCAACCCCTCCTGCATGTACCGGGAGTCCTCCCTCGGCGTAGCAGGCACAATCATCGCCATTTGCTTCGCCGCCGCGCTCGTGATCTCCGTCTTCAGCATCTGTTTCCTCTGCTgcagggagaggagggagcagaCTCGTCTCGaaaaggcggccgaggcgcAGAAGTTGTTGAAGGAGTCAAAAGTTGCGAGTAAGAGGCCGAATGGGAGGAATGTAACCGGGGGAGTGACGGGTGTTGGGACGGAGGGGAGTGGGTATGGGAGTGGGAATAATGGGGGTGATGTGGGACAGCAGACGGGTTATGCTGGCGCACAGGGGGGCAGGGGAACCCGTTTGCTGATTCTGGGGAGGGGCCTTGAGGTGAGagtagagagagagaggggggaggaaggagagagagataggGGGGGGTGTGATGTGGAGTGGAAAGGTGTTGACGTGTTGGCTTTTTGTGTGCTGCGTTGGACGGCCGCTGGAAGGGAAGTATACCAGAGACGGGAAGAACAAAAACAGTTAGATAAACAAGACACAGGAGATGTGGGCATTAGCTGCTTCATTAAAGCCGGAGTATAACAGGAAGGGAAATATATTTTTCATTGGGCATATTCTCTCATGTTGTCACCTTGTTTAAGCTGTCCTTCTGCAATGCCCTTTCATGTGACTTCATCTGTTCGATACTGTCTGTTTCATGGCGTGAAGCTCACCGACATATCCCACTGTTTAAGCCTTCCAGTCCACAGGGCTTTAAACTCAATCACTCAATGAGTCATAGTCGAGCATAAAGGTCAGTAGATGAGCCATGAATAGAGCCTCTGTGAGCCACTTGATTTTTACATCCTCCAATATCCGCAATACTTAGCTACTTTACACTAAACCCGACAACTTGGCTTGATTCCACGCCCTCCGACCATCTCCTTAACCATCTATTTTCTCAAATGCTTCGCCCTTCTGAGAAAATTACCACAAGATTATCGACgcatctcaacaccaagacaaACCCAACGCAAAACACCCAGTAAGCTAATAAATATGCTTCATTGCCGGGCTTGGTCGCAAAGACATCGTGGACCTTGGTGATTCCCCAAGAACATAAAGGCAAGGTGATGTATGACTCGGTTAATAGTTGGTGTCTTCGTTATTCGCTATGAACAGGTTAAAACACCCGCGCCCTCTTCCTTGGCATAATAAGTACTTTCTTCAAAGTATCAACAAGTCAGAGTGGGAAGCAGTGTTACCCAAGCCCACCGCCACTGGTTGGACTGCCCGGATGATACCCAACCGTCCTGAGAACCCCCTGCGGTCTTGCCCGATCATTATTCAGGAAGTACTGGATCGACTTGTTCCCATTCTCTTCGCGAAGCTCAAAGATGCCACCTCCATTCACCTCGTTGCCTTCAGTCTCGCAGATCATGAGCAGTTCGTCGAAATTTACCGGGGGTCCGTTGATGTGCAGTCGGTCAACCTGGGCTTTGATGTCCGCCAGTGGGATGAATCCCGTTCGCCCCTCGGCCGCTTGAGTGTCGTGCTCACCTAGGTCCTCGCATGCCTTGCGCATCATCTTGCGGAGAGTTAGGTGGCGTGGCTCAGTAGGCCGCTCGAGAACACCTGGTATGCCAAAGCTGGCTCCTGGAGGGGGACCCCATGAGGAACCTACTGGGCTAGGCACGCCAAAGCCAGGAGGAGGTCCTGGGGGAAAAGGATGCGACTGAGGTGGCATGCCGAATGGTTGCGGTCCCCAAGGGTTTGGATGACTGGGGAACATGGGGTCCATTCCAAAAGCACCAAATCCTCCAGGTCGTGGCAATGATGATGCGGTTGGGAATCTCACCGGACGACCAGCAAAGTCGATCGGGTCATCTCCGTCATCTAGTAGGGCACTGCTTCCCAAGTGCGTGTCCGGATCATTCCTCGAAAAGTCCCTAGAAGGGGAAGAGCTTGACGGTCGTTGGCCATGGACAACACTGGCTGGGCGTCCTATTGGTGTCGGCTTTGAGATGGGTTGCGGTCCGCCACTCTCATGACTGCCAGAACCTTGGCGGGAATGCGTGGTACCGCCATTGCTTTGCATACCTGCCGGCCCCATCAGATGAGCCATTGGAGAGACAGGCGAGTCCAACGGTCCGGGAAAGCCAGGCGGGTGATGCTGGTGTAGTGGAAATCCTCGGTTAGGACCAGGACCGCTTAGTCCAGGAGGCAT
This window of the Podospora pseudoanserina strain CBS 124.78 chromosome 3, whole genome shotgun sequence genome carries:
- a CDS encoding hypothetical protein (EggNog:ENOG503P8UN), which codes for MAGINLPREALPLITSAPNPLSPLSPRQDRPESPSPCFTEVVTTTTSCVAIGECTSGPHTSLVCHADYICRSDSQGNPSCMYRESSLGVAGTIIAICFAAALVISVFSICFLCCRERREQTRLEKAAEAQKLLKESKVASKRPNGRNVTGGVTGVGTEGSGYGSGNNGGDVGQQTGYAGAQGGRGTRLLILGRGLEVRVERERGEEGERDRGGCDVEWKGVDVLAFCVLRWTAAGREVYQRREEQKQLDKQDTGDVGISCFIKAGV